A stretch of Arachis hypogaea cultivar Tifrunner chromosome 15, arahy.Tifrunner.gnm2.J5K5, whole genome shotgun sequence DNA encodes these proteins:
- the LOC112750155 gene encoding uncharacterized protein produces MATTTSTTATTAGAAAAANDVAEGPVLSVVNKRLRALRKKLNRIVHTEESMAQGKPINKEQEEVLRSKPSVLALIDELEKLRSPLSAAVTEELNLALKNNNNHHQQKPQPEPEFQLQPQPQPESVSEAKNDDVSVVEDLINLIYFGSLFDVKSQNEFTSTMLTRTHERGCCLTYDYVTDDATDLLRERDLDLISAMRGLLISRPADSSLSHRDALCRCVEHARLWLARAPQPIEPNAEVTYAGLREKLNKIMSSEYFITTPEIKATDEVAAAAASGSYQSFQVPVHGTAPVEGEGGLVSKSPDQDEGAINYQGHGSGEEHSDPEGELQKDEVEVENVEVVTAQHEQTNAQVDVEYNQRDMETKDQQYNPRRGYQNQRGGRGGGGSRRGYSNGRGGRGGGGGGGVGRGGYQNGRNQYYDQPGNYYTRNYYNNRGGGRGARGGGYSYNNGSGGQFNHVAGDVGVQS; encoded by the exons ATGGCGACCACCACAAGCACCACCGCAACAACCGCaggagcagcagcagcagcaaacgACGTTGCAGAGGGTCCAGTCCTGAGCGTTGTGAACAAGCGCCTCCGGGCTCTTCGCAAGAAGCTGAACCGAATCGTCCACACCGAAGAGTCCATGGCCCAAGGAAAGCCCATTAACAAGGAGCAAGAAGAAGTCCTCCGCTCCAAACCCTCCGTCCTCGCACTCATCGACGAGCTCGAGAAGCTTCGATCCCCTTTGTCCGCCGCCGTCACCGAAGAACTCAACCTTgccctaaaaaataataataaccacCACCAACAAAAACCCCAACCGGAACCTGAATTCCAATTGCAGCCACAACCACAACCCGAATCTGTCTCTGAGGCTAAGAACGATGACGTTTCTGTTGTTGAGGATTTGATTAACTTGATTTATTTCGGGTCCTTGTTTGATGTGAAGTCGCAGAACGAGTTCACGTCGACGATGCTCACGCGCACGCACGAGCGTGGTTGCTGCCTCACCTATGATTATGTAACCGACGACGCCACCGATCTGCTCAGAGAGAGGGATCTTGACCTGATTTCGGCCATGAGGGGGCTTCTGATCTCGCGCCCAGCCGATTCCAGCCTGTCGCACCGCGACGCACTCTGCCGCTGCGTTGAGCACGCCAGGCTCTGGCTCGCTAGGGCTCCGCAGCCAATCGAGCCCAATGCCGAAGTTACAT ATGCTGGATTGAGGGAGAAGTTAAACAAGATTATGTCTTCAGAGTATTTCATCACTACTCCTGAGATTAAGGCTACGGATGAAGTTGCTGCCGCTGCTGCCAGTGGGAGTTACCAGTCTTTCCAGGTCCCTGTGCATGGCACAGCTCCGGTTGAGGGCGAAGGAGGCTTGGTTTCTAAGTCTCCGGATCAG GATGAAGGAGCCATAAATTATCAAGGACATGGATCTGGAGAAGAGCACTCTGATCCTGAAGGGGAGCTTCAAAAG GACGAGGTTGAAGTAGAAAATGTGGAGGTGGTCACAGCTCAGCATGAACAGACCAATGCACAGGTTGACGTGGAGTATAATCAACGAGACATggagacaaaggatcagcagtacaATCCTAGAAGGGGTTATCAGAACCAAAGAGGGGGTCGTGGTGGTGGAGGTAGTCGGAGGGGTTATTCAAATGGACGTGGAGgccgtggtggtggtggtggtggtggagtcgGCAGAGGAGGCTACCAAAATGGTCGCAATCAATACTATGATCAACCTGGAAACTATTATACAAGGAACTACTATAAcaacagaggaggaggaagaggtgcgAGAGGAGGTGGTTACTCTTACAACAATGGTTCAGGTGGTCAATTCAATCACGTTGCAGGTGATGTTGGGGTTCAATCATGA